The following proteins are encoded in a genomic region of Solea senegalensis isolate Sse05_10M linkage group LG5, IFAPA_SoseM_1, whole genome shotgun sequence:
- the LOC122769517 gene encoding rho GTPase-activating protein 25-like, with the protein MSLKLPRNWDFSTLKAETSRIARSRSVMPGEGGSSPGSPRSSRSMERPLKAGWLKKQQRSLVKNWQQRYFVLRGSTLTYYKDDRENTVQGIIQLRHTKVNELPPNSDDPGKYLFEIIPRSTVDRVRCPYVFMANSQSDMEEWVRALRRVVGVQTSGVFEKSLIDTVTYEQRFGPRMVPILVQKCVEFIKEHGLDEEGIFRLPGQDNAVKQFRDAFDAGERPSFPSDTDVHTVASLLKLYLRELPEPVIPWTQYQDFLDCTNLLDCSSTGGWDMLEKQISLLPRINYNLLSYVCRFLFEVQQHSKVNKMNVENLATVMGINLLKPQIEDPITVMKGENTSHIILCRPKCDKKVIAPPRLATLRDSPDSVVSFRFQCTIITQDLKPPIQTPAVRQAEELGTVKKERLCSSTN; encoded by the exons CGCGCTCCAGGAGTGTGATGCCTGGAGAGGGAGGCTCCAGCCCCGGCTCGCCGCGCTCCTCCAGGTCCATGGAGCGGCCCCTGAAGGCCGGCTGGCTCAAGAAGCAACAGAGGTCCCTGGTGAAGAACTGGCAGCAGCGTTACTTTGTGCTGAGGGGAAGCACGCTGACCTACTACAAAGATGACAGGGAGAATACTGTCCAG ggaATCATCCAGCTACGACACACCAAAGTTAACGAACTCCCTCCAAACTCTGACGACCCCGGAAAGTACCTCTTTGAGATCATTCCAC GTTCGACTGTTGACAGAGTGCGCTGTCCATATGTGTTCATGGCAAACTCCCAGAGTGACATGGAGGAGTGGGTCCGGGCTCTGCGCAGAGTCGTCGGAGTACAGACGAGTGGAG TGTTTGAAAAGAGTCTCATCGACACGGTGACGTATGAGCAGCGCTTCGGGCCTCGCATGGTGCCGATCTTGGTGCAGAAGTGTGTGGAGTTCATTAAAGAACACGGGCTGGATGAAGAGGGCATCTTCCGCCTGCCTGGACAGGACAACGCCGTTAAACAGTTCAGAGACGCCTTTGACGCTGGAGAGAGGCCGTCCTTCCCCAG TGACACAGATGTCCACACAGTGGCGTCACTGCTCAAGCTGTACCTGCGGGAGCTGCCAGAGCCTGTGATTCCCTGGACTCAGTACCAAGACTTCCTGGACTGTACCAACCTGCTGgactgcagcagcacaggg GGTTGGGACATGTTGGAGAAACAAATCTCACTTCTCCCCAGAATCAACTACAACCTTCTCAGCTACGTGTGTCG gTTTCTGTTTGAGGTGCAGCAGCACTCCAAGGTGAATAAGATGAACGTGGAGAACTTGGCCACAGTGATGGGGATCAACCTGCTCAAACCTCAGATAGAAGATCCCATCACTGTGATGAAGGGTGAGAACACAagtcatattatattatgtcgtccaaaatgtgacaaaaaagtcatag CCCCACCCAGGCTTGCCACCTTGAGAGACTCCCCAGACAGTGTGGTGTCCTTCCGCTTCCAGTGCACCATCATCACtcaggacctcaa ACCTCCCATTCAGACCCCTGCTGTCAGGCAAGCTGAGGAGCTTGGGACAGTTAAGAAAGAGCGGCTCTGTTCTTCTACCAACTGA